The following proteins are co-located in the Seriola aureovittata isolate HTS-2021-v1 ecotype China chromosome 7, ASM2101889v1, whole genome shotgun sequence genome:
- the nradd gene encoding tumor necrosis factor receptor superfamily member 16, whose translation MRLFVICAFLLFKLTLGDACASNQFTESGQCCSLCPAGFGVEVQCGKEDTKCAHCPTGTFSSSEGLGPCLPCAKCPLSVPMVASCSASQDTQCECDSGFFFLSTHGLCAPCSKCNRGEGATQECGLKGDSMCHICGPGTFSEEHASTKPCQTCTQCSDSEVEIRACMPNSDTLCMDKKLHILSRPAESDGPRNTPRLPAVEEMMEEGETSPAPGTPKFTPQDEGGSNNILAYVSVLAAVVLGLLIYVAYKCWRSCKQKKALSKARAAELGSSPEGEKLQSDSGVFLDSHSLQDNQPSKGTKRDSKQDNRLYINLPPHRQEEVECLLQEGGGRGWRQLGAALGYESEQLDLFGRGEAPAHTLLSNWTQKEGSTLGLLCSALARIERPDVVTVLNCPAQGVSVV comes from the exons ATGAGACTGTTTGTCATCTGCGCGTTTCTGCTGTTTAAA CTCACTCTTGGAGATGCCTGTGCCAGTAACCAGTTCACTGAGTCAGGGCAGTGCTGCAGTCTGTGTCCTGCTGGCTTTGGAGTGGAGGTACAATGTGGGAAAGAGGATACCAAGTGCGCACATTGCCCAACGG GAACATTTTCCTCATCTGAAGGCCTCGGCCCTTGCCTTCCCTGCGCCAAGTGCCCACTAAGTGTCCCCATGGTGGCCTCTTGCTCTGCGAGTCAAGACACACAATGCGAATGTGACAGCGGCTTCTTCTTTTTGAGCACCCACGGCCTGTGTGCGCCTTGCTCCAAATGCAACCGTGGTGAAGGTGCTACCCAGGAGTGCGGCCTAAAGGGAGACAGTATGTGCCACATCTGTGGCCCGGGAACATTTTCTGAGGAGCACGCCAGCACCAAACCTTGCCAGACCTGCACCCAGTGCTCTGACAGCGAGGTGGAGATCCGAGCCTGTATGCCCAACTCTGACACGCTCTGCATGG ATAAGAAGCTGCACATTCTGTCTCGTCCCGCCGAGTCTGATGGGCCTCGTAACACTCCTCGCTTACCAGCAGTAGAAGAGATGATGGAGGAAGGGGAGACCAGTCCTGCCCCTGGAACGCCCAAGTTTACCCCACAGGATGAGGGTGGCAGCAACAACATTCTGGCTTACGTGTCTGTTCTGGCTGCCGTGGTGCTTGGTCTGCTTATTTATGTGGCTTATAAATG CTGGAGATCGTGTAAACAGAAGAAAGCTCTCTCTAAGGCCCGTGCGGCTGAGTTGGGATCATCTCCAGAGGGAGAAAAGCTCCAAAGCGACAGCGGCGTTTTTCTGGATTCTCACAGCCTACAGGACAACCAGCCCAGCAAAG GGACCAAGAGGGACAGCAAGCAGGACAATCGTCTGTACATCAACCTACCCCcccacagacaggaagaggtgGAGTGCCTcctgcaggagggagggggcCGGGGGTGGAGGCAGCTGGGCGCAGCGCTGGGCTACGAGTCTGAACAGCTAGACCTGTTTGGGCGCGGAGAGGCCCCCgctcacacactcctctctaACTGGACCCAGAAAGAAGGCTCCACTCTGGGACTGCTGTGTTCTGCTCTGGCCCGCATCGAGAGGCCTGACGTGGTGACGGTTCTTAACTGCCCCGCGCAGGGTGTTTCTGTGGTGTGA